A stretch of the Pan troglodytes isolate AG18354 chromosome 20, NHGRI_mPanTro3-v2.0_pri, whole genome shotgun sequence genome encodes the following:
- the TMED1 gene encoding transmembrane emp24 domain-containing protein 1, with the protein MMAAGAALALALWLLMPPVEVGGAGPPPIQDGEFTFLLPAGRKQCFYQSAPANASLETEYQVIGGAGLDVDFTLESPQGVLLVSESRKADGVHTVEPTEAGDYKLCFDNSFSTISEKLVFFELIFDSLQDDEEVEGWAEAVEPEEMLDVKMEDIKESIETMRTRLERSIQMLTLLRAFEARDRNLQEGNLERVNFWSAVNVAVLLLVAVLQVCTLKRFFQDKRPVPT; encoded by the exons ATGATGGCGGCCGGCGCGGCCCTAGCCCTGGCCTTGTGGCTACTAATGCCACcagtggaggtgggaggggcGGGGCCCCCGCCAATCCAGGACGGTGAGTTCACGTTCCTGTTGCCGGCGGGGAGGAAGCAGTGTTTCTACCAGTCCGCGCCGGCCAACGCAAGCCTCGAGACCGAATACCAG GTGATCGGAGGTGCTGGACTGGACGTGGACTTCACGCTGGAGAGCCCTCAGGGCGTGCTGTTGGTCAGCGAGTCCCGCAAGGCTGATGGGGTACACAC GGTGGAGCCAACGGAGGCCGGGGACTACAAGCTGTGCTTTGACAACTCCTTCAGCACCATCTCCGAGAAGCTGGTGTTCTTTGAACTGATCTTTGACAGCCTCCAGGATGACGAGGAGGTCGAAGGATGGGCAGAGGCTGTGGAGCCCGAGGAGATGCTGGATGTTAAAATGGAGGACATCAAG GAGTCCATTGAGACCATGCGGACCCGGCTGGAGCGCAGCATCCAGATGCTCACGCTACTGCGGGCCTTCGAGGCACGTGACCGCAACCTGCAAGAGGGCAACTTGGAGCGGGTCAACTTCTGGTCAGCTGTCAACGTGGCGGTGCTGCTGCTGGTGGCTGTGCTGCAGGTCTGCACGCTCAAGCGCTTCTTCCAGGACAAGCGCCCGGTGCCCACGTAG
- the LOC129138132 gene encoding protein Hikeshi-like — translation MGTIPFPEGMGGSVYFSYPDSNGMPVWQLLGFVTNGKPSAIFKISGLKSGEGSQHPFGAMNIVRTPSVAQIGISVELLDSMAQQTPVGNAAVSSVDSFTQAQMTPSPSEMFIPANVVLKWYENFQ, via the coding sequence atgggaaCAATCCCATTTCCTGAGGGAATGGGAGGATCTGTCTACTTTTCTTATCCTGATTCAAATGGAATGCCAGTGTGGCAACTCCTAGGATTTGTCACGAATGGGAAGCCAAGTGCCATCTTCAAAATTTCAGGTCTTAAATCTGGAGAAGGAAGCCAACATCCTTTTGGAGCCATGAATATTGTCCGAACTCCATCTGTTGCTCAGATTGGAATTTCAGTGGAATTATTGGACAGTATGGCTCAGCAGACTCCCGTAGGTAATGCTGCTGTATCCTCAGTTGACTCATTCACTCAGGCCCAGATGACACCAAGCCCATCTGAAATGTTCATTCCGGCAAATGTGGTTCTGAAATGGTATGAAAACTTTCAGTGA